A genomic window from Anas platyrhynchos isolate ZD024472 breed Pekin duck chromosome 13, IASCAAS_PekinDuck_T2T, whole genome shotgun sequence includes:
- the BHLHE40 gene encoding class E basic helix-loop-helix protein 40 isoform X1 gives MERIPSAHPPPACLGKLPALESGDVPGLDFAHMYQVYKPRRGLKRSEDTKETYKLPHRLIEKKRRDRINECIAQLKDLLPEHLKLTTLGHLEKAVVLELTLKHVKALTNLIEQQQQKIIALQNGLQAGDLSSRNLDSSQEMFRSGFQMCAKEMLQYLAKHENGKELKSSQLVSHLHRMATEVLQGGAGRKAADIPPKMVDLKEKPVSLSKAAEGHGKNCVPVIQRTFAHSSGEQSGSDTDTDSGYGGELEKSDSKSEQQYFKKDTDLKYAVQERISSIKQETEDPPAKRSRLETPEDEGPFGSDMMGSSNGFLGPHAHQPPLCLPFYLIPPSATAYLPMLEKCWYPASVPVLYPSLPASAAALTGFMNPDKISPPLLMPQRLPSPVPAHSPIDSSALLQALKQIPPLNLETKD, from the exons ATGGAGCGCATCCCCAGCGCGCATCCCCCGCCCGCCTGCCTGGGCAAGCTGCCCGCCCTGGAGAGCGGCGACGTGCCGGG GCTGGACTTCGCGCACATGTACCAAGTGTACAAGCCCAGGAGGGGGCTGAAGCGCAGCGAGGACACCAAG GAGACCTACAAGCTGCCCCACAGGCTCATCGAGAAGAAGCGGCGCGACCGCATCAACGAGTGCATCGCCCAGCTCAAGGACCTGCTGCCCGAGCACCTCAAGCTCACG ACCCTGGGTCacctggagaaggctgtggtTCTCGAGCTTACCTTGAAGCATGTGAAAGCGCTAACCAACCTCatcgagcagcagcagcagaaaataattgctttacAGAACGGTTTACAAGCGG GTGACCTGTCATCAAGAAACCTTGATTCCAGCCAGGAAATGTTTCGATCCGGCTTCCAGATGTGTGCCAAGGAAATGCTGCAATACCTGGCAAAGCACGAGAACGGCAAGGAGCTGAAGTCGTCGCAGCTGGTCAGCCATCTGCACCGCATGGCCACCGAGGTGCTCCAGGGCGGAGCCGGCCGAAAGGCCGCAGACATCCCTCCTAAAATGGTGGACTTGAAAGAGAAACCCGTCTCCTTGAGCAAAGCGGCCGAGGGGCACGGGAAGAACTGCGTGCCCGTGATCCAGAGGACATTTGCGCACTCCAGCGGGGAGCAGAGCGGCAGCgacacagacacagacagcGGGTACGGGGGCGAGCTGGAGAAAAGTGACTCCAAATCCgaacagcagtattttaaaaaggataCCGATCTGAAATACGCTGTCCAGGAGAGAATAAGCTCTATTAAGCAAGAGACTGAGGACCCGCCGGCCAAAAGGAGCAGGCTGGAGACGCCTGAAGACGAAGGGCCTTTTGGCAGTGACATGATGGGCTCCTCGAACGGCTTCCTGGGCCCCCACGCTCACCAGCCCCCGCTGTGCCTGCCTTTTTATTTGATCCCGCCATCCGCAACGGCCTACCTGCCGATGCTGGAGAAGTGCTGGTACCCAGCCTCCGTCCCCGTCCTGTACCCCAGCCTCCCGGCCTCCGCCGCAGCGCTCACGGGGTTCATGAACCCCGACAAAATCTCCCCCCCTCTGCTGATGCCCCAGAGACTCCCTTCCCCGGTACCAGCCCATTCCCCCATCGACTCCTCGGCCCTGCTTCAAGCTTTGAAGCAGATTCCTCCGTTGAACTTGGAAACCAAAGACTGA
- the BHLHE40 gene encoding class E basic helix-loop-helix protein 40 isoform X2, translated as MSLPPLARRSAGKNDRSPSGGEVCFGRLDFAHMYQVYKPRRGLKRSEDTKETYKLPHRLIEKKRRDRINECIAQLKDLLPEHLKLTTLGHLEKAVVLELTLKHVKALTNLIEQQQQKIIALQNGLQAGDLSSRNLDSSQEMFRSGFQMCAKEMLQYLAKHENGKELKSSQLVSHLHRMATEVLQGGAGRKAADIPPKMVDLKEKPVSLSKAAEGHGKNCVPVIQRTFAHSSGEQSGSDTDTDSGYGGELEKSDSKSEQQYFKKDTDLKYAVQERISSIKQETEDPPAKRSRLETPEDEGPFGSDMMGSSNGFLGPHAHQPPLCLPFYLIPPSATAYLPMLEKCWYPASVPVLYPSLPASAAALTGFMNPDKISPPLLMPQRLPSPVPAHSPIDSSALLQALKQIPPLNLETKD; from the exons ATGAGCTTGCCTCCACTTGCTCGGCGCTCGGCAGGGAAAAATGACCGTAGCCCTTCGGGAGGAGAGGTTTGCTTTGGCAG GCTGGACTTCGCGCACATGTACCAAGTGTACAAGCCCAGGAGGGGGCTGAAGCGCAGCGAGGACACCAAG GAGACCTACAAGCTGCCCCACAGGCTCATCGAGAAGAAGCGGCGCGACCGCATCAACGAGTGCATCGCCCAGCTCAAGGACCTGCTGCCCGAGCACCTCAAGCTCACG ACCCTGGGTCacctggagaaggctgtggtTCTCGAGCTTACCTTGAAGCATGTGAAAGCGCTAACCAACCTCatcgagcagcagcagcagaaaataattgctttacAGAACGGTTTACAAGCGG GTGACCTGTCATCAAGAAACCTTGATTCCAGCCAGGAAATGTTTCGATCCGGCTTCCAGATGTGTGCCAAGGAAATGCTGCAATACCTGGCAAAGCACGAGAACGGCAAGGAGCTGAAGTCGTCGCAGCTGGTCAGCCATCTGCACCGCATGGCCACCGAGGTGCTCCAGGGCGGAGCCGGCCGAAAGGCCGCAGACATCCCTCCTAAAATGGTGGACTTGAAAGAGAAACCCGTCTCCTTGAGCAAAGCGGCCGAGGGGCACGGGAAGAACTGCGTGCCCGTGATCCAGAGGACATTTGCGCACTCCAGCGGGGAGCAGAGCGGCAGCgacacagacacagacagcGGGTACGGGGGCGAGCTGGAGAAAAGTGACTCCAAATCCgaacagcagtattttaaaaaggataCCGATCTGAAATACGCTGTCCAGGAGAGAATAAGCTCTATTAAGCAAGAGACTGAGGACCCGCCGGCCAAAAGGAGCAGGCTGGAGACGCCTGAAGACGAAGGGCCTTTTGGCAGTGACATGATGGGCTCCTCGAACGGCTTCCTGGGCCCCCACGCTCACCAGCCCCCGCTGTGCCTGCCTTTTTATTTGATCCCGCCATCCGCAACGGCCTACCTGCCGATGCTGGAGAAGTGCTGGTACCCAGCCTCCGTCCCCGTCCTGTACCCCAGCCTCCCGGCCTCCGCCGCAGCGCTCACGGGGTTCATGAACCCCGACAAAATCTCCCCCCCTCTGCTGATGCCCCAGAGACTCCCTTCCCCGGTACCAGCCCATTCCCCCATCGACTCCTCGGCCCTGCTTCAAGCTTTGAAGCAGATTCCTCCGTTGAACTTGGAAACCAAAGACTGA